The window ATTTAACCGAGGAAAGCCCCAGTGCTTCCCTGGAGATGCGGAGgtgctcccagccagcagctcacaacagggaaaaaagggaaaaaaaattaaaaatcttaatttacCTGGGAATTAACCGCGTTGCGCCGGCAGGAGGATGGGGCGAGGCGCGCACGGCCGGCTGCGcgctggctggggcagggagcgcAGCCCAGCGCTGCGGCTTTTGGCGAGGAAAAGGGGCCGGGGGACAattccgggggggggggctgccgggcggTGTCCTCCGAGCTGCAGCACATCGGTGCTGCTCCGAGCAGCCCCGGCAGGACCGAGCGGAGGgacccccccatccctccccgcACCGGGAGTCGATACGCGGGGGTTTCTCTTACCTgttgctgggggagggggggaggggcgtTTCTActattttttggggggttttgttgtatttttttgagCTCCCGCGTGTGCTGGGAGCCCTGCCCGGGTTCCAGCCTACCCTGCCGCCCCGGGGGGGCCCGGCGAGCTCCAGGGAGCTCGGGGGGACCGGGCGATGcgtgccccccccgccgcccgtTGCTGTAAAGCCGGGGGAAGTTCGGGGAGCGGAGCCCGGGATTtccaggggaaggggaagctgGAGGGATCCCGCCCTGTTCCCCTCTCCCGCACCTTCCCAGGCAAAGCTGGGGGCGACGCTGCCCTCGCCCCCGGGAGGGGGGTCCCCGCATCACCACCCCCTCCCTAAGGTGCGCCCCTGCCCTGCGGCGTCCCTGgcgctgggggcgggggggggcactggcggggccggcgggggcgcAGCCCCCCAGAGGCGGGGGCGCCCGGTGTTCCTAGAGGCGGTGGGGCCCGGCGCAGAGGTCCCCCTCCTCCAGGATGTCCACCTCGTCCTCGGGGTCCTGCAGCAggaaggggccgggggggccctTGCGGGGGTCGCCGCCGGCTGGCTCGGGCAGCTCGGGCTCGGGGGAGCTGTGCTCCCGGCCCTCCGCCCCGCCCGGCGCCTTGGGCTCCTCCTGCGTCTTCCGCAGCTGCTTTTTGTGCTTCATCCGCCGGTTCTGGAACCAGGTTTTCACCTGGGGACgaggcggcggggagggggagaaggatgggggcgggggggggggaagaggaggagagaaaagaagaaggaaaaaagaggagaaaaaataaaaggaaaaagaaaaataagaaaaaaaggaggaaataaaaatgaaggaaatagaaaaagaaagataaaaaagaatgaaggaaataaaaaccaaaaaggaaataaaaaggggggaaagaaggggaaaaaagagaacggaaaaagagaaggggaaaaaagagaagggaaaaaagaaggaggaaaaaagaaggggaaaaaagagaagggaaaaaagaaggaggaaaaaagaaggggaaaatagaaggggaaaaaagaaggagggaaaaagaaggagggaaaaaggagaaaaaagaagcgaaaaaaaggagataaaaagaaagggaaaaaagaaggagaacaagaagggggaaaaaagaagggggaaaaaagaagggggaaaaaagaagggggaaaaaagaagggggaaaaagaagggggaaaaagggaaaaaggagggtaaaaaggagggagaaaaaggggggggggggggaaggagaaggggaaataaaaggggaaaaggaaaagaatgggaaaaacCCCGAGAACAAAAATGAGAAGGAGCCGGCGCGGACGCCGCgggcggtgccggtgccggtgccggtgccggtgccggtgccggtgccggtgccggtgccgccgcCCCGTACCTGTGTCTCGGAGAGGCTGAGGGCCGTGGCCAGCTCCACCCGCTCGGGCGTGGAGAGGTACCGCTGGATCTCAAAGCGCTTCTCCAGGCCGGAGAGCTGCGAGTCGGAGAAGACGGTGCGGGCCTTGCGGCGGCGGCAGTGCTTCCCGGGCAGCTCGGCGTGCGCCGCGGCCGGGAACAGGGCGGGCACCGGCACCCCTGCGGGGAcaccggcggcggggcgggggtcgggcggcggccggggcagccgcgggggcCGCCATcctccgcccgccccgccggggctgcaGCGGCTCGGGGCGGCCGCTCCCCCCCTGCCTTTTcgttgttgtttttttttattagtggggttattttattttttttcgtTTATTTCGTTTGTGAGGCCGTTTTATCcgtttgggtttgggggtttcgTTGTTTCGAAACGCGGGGCTTCGCCAAGCGCTTCGGCGGCGCCCGCCGCAacggggcaggggcagcgcgggcagctCCCGCAGCCTTTGCGGGGAGGGGGGATCGGCCCGGCGAGGAGGGGCCGGCGGGGAAACCCGCACCCTGCGGGCAATTAACCCGCAACGAAACGGACGAGGGAAAAACTCAAGGAGCCTTGGAAAAGGCTGGGAGGAGAGCGGGCGGGAGGAGCGCGGTGTTCTCCGGGTGTTCGGCGGCCGCGCCGGTGCGTGACTTGGGCTGCCCGGTGAGGAACTTTCTGGGGGGAGGGTGTCCTCCCAGGGCAagggccgggcccgggggccGGCAGAGCCCCGGgaccccctgccagccccggggaggggaaccgggccagccccagcagcggCAAGGCGAAGCCCGGTCGCCGTCTGAAGGGACAACGCAAGGAAAAAGGGATGTCACCGGCCCCAAAGGAAATGTCAATAAAATATCAATTAACGGAAAGGGGGGCAAGGCCCGAGATCCCGGGCAGCGTTGGGTGACAAGTAACGGGGCCgcgggcccggggggcggcgggcggctccTGCCCCGGGGGtcgcagccccgctcccgcgGAGGGATGCGCGGagctgccccgccgccccccccggggTCTCTGGCCGCTGGGCCGGGTCCCCCCGGGtcccccccggcgcccccgcgATGCCCGCCGGCCCCGAAGGGCGCAGCTGGCGCCCGCGCAGGGCTGCGCTTACCCGAGGCGGTGAGGAAgtaggggtggtggtggtgatgctCCGGCttgtgcagggcagggtgcGGGTGGGGCGCCAGCAGGGTGGGGGTCGGCATCAGGGGGTACCCATAGTCCAAGAAGGGGACGCGGGAGGCCAAGGAGCCGGGGAAGTGC of the Falco rusticolus isolate bFalRus1 chromosome 16, bFalRus1.pri, whole genome shotgun sequence genome contains:
- the BSX gene encoding brain-specific homeobox protein homolog; this encodes MNLNFTSAVPPGSAPRPTSFFIEDILLHKPKPLREVPPEHFPGSLASRVPFLDYGYPLMPTPTLLAPHPHPALHKPEHHHHHPYFLTASGVPVPALFPAAAHAELPGKHCRRRKARTVFSDSQLSGLEKRFEIQRYLSTPERVELATALSLSETQVKTWFQNRRMKHKKQLRKTQEEPKAPGGAEGREHSSPEPELPEPAGGDPRKGPPGPFLLQDPEDEVDILEEGDLCAGPHRL